A window of Argopecten irradians isolate NY chromosome 1, Ai_NY, whole genome shotgun sequence contains these coding sequences:
- the LOC138314177 gene encoding carnosine synthase 1-like — MSIQAYPEQMRQALEGKTILVIGTSNSGSRLIWDIFTAVKLKVILVAHTVYSDEPNKVHSLLWYNYSNQSDIDSHANNIIQLLGDRHIDGCFTFTEEDTPITAVICQKLGLRGFHPDAAMTVRSKHNTYQILRQNTTDCLYITEKYSPISYRIGTVRDISDAKKITYPAVLKPEFDAGSWGVVKVTSEDDCLSQINRLQRSFDTSRLGGKFGKSLVLMELLQGLSYNVDVVIYDGELMIGLITDVGLYLPNMFVDTATCQPSSLSDELQTDLTTAAHQCCCKVGLVNGVFNTEWKITESGPKLVEINGRIGMYRRSIVYKTTHGVILWEIAAAIACGIKPSFPDISVRSFAVGAYLYTKFHREQFLKKEVIQTLKSLANAKVILLEMFELKDLKQNEEEFPLSFCHLVALSNKDIKHARQSLLDLYRSLGFAETEYNIERFTSLWA; from the exons ATGTCCATCCAGGCTTACCCTGAGCAGATGAGACAGGCCCTGGAAGGCAAGACTATCCTCGTTATTGGGACAAGCAACTCTGGCTCCCGACTTATCTGGGACATTTTCACGGCGGTAAAACTTAAG GTCATTTTGGTGGCACACACAGTTTATAGTGATGAACCGAACAAAGTTCACTCGCTCCTCTGGTATAATTACAGTAACCAGTCCGATATAGATAGCCACGCAAACAACATTATCCAACTCCTCGGAGATCGACATATTGACGGATGTTTTACTTTTACCGAAGAGGATACACCAATAACAGCTGTCATATGTCAAAAACTGGGACTCCGAGGTTTCCATCCGGACGCGGCTATGACAGTTCGGAGTAAACATAACACGTATCAAATATTGAGACAAAACACTACTGATTGTCTGTATATCACGGAGAAATATTCACCAATATCATACCGCATTGGAACCGTGAGAGATATCAGTGATGCCAAGAAGATAACATATCCCGCCGTTCTCAAGCCTGAGTTTGACGCTGGGTCCTGGGGAGTTGTGAAAGTTACATCAGAAGACGACTGTCTCTCACAGATTAACAGATTACAGAGGAGTTTCGATACATCTCGCTTAGGAGGGAAATTCGGAAAGTCTTTGGTTTTGATGGAGCTACTACAGGGTCTGTCTTACAATGTTGACGTTGTTATATACGACGGGGAGCTGATGATCGGCCTGATCACTGATGTTGGTTTGTACCTCCCGAACATGTTTGTGGACACCGCCACCTGTCAACCTTCTAGCTTGTCTGATGAACTACAGACAGATCTCACCACGGCTGCCCACCAATGTTGTTGTAAGGTCGGATTAGTGAACGGAGTTTTTAACACCGAGTGGAAGATCACGGAGTCTGGTCCAAAGCTTGTCGAGATCAATGGAAGAATTGGCATGTATCGTCGAAGCATTGTCTACAAGACTACACATGGCGTCATTCTATGGGAGATTGCAGCTGCCATTGCATGTGGAATCAAGCCGTCTTTTCCGGATATTTCTGTTCGAAGCTTTGCTGTGGGAGCCTACCTTTACACAAAATTTCACAGGGAACAATTTCTGAAAAAAGAAGTCATCCAAACACTGAAGTCATTGGCTAATGCAAAGGTCATTCTTCTAGAAATGTTCGAATTGAAAGatctgaaacaaaatgaagaGGAATTTCCTTTAAGTTTCTGTCATCTGGTTGCTTTGAGCAATAAAGATATCAAGCATGCAAGGCAATCTTTGCTCGACCTCTATCGAAGCCTCGGGTTTGCAGAAACAGAGTATAACATAGAAAGATTTACAAGTTTGTGGGcttaa